The Flavobacterium sp. N2270 genome contains the following window.
AAACCTACTAAACCAACATCAGCTAAGACTTTTAACTCTAAGATAACATCTAGTTCTTCAGATGGCATTCCTGGTTGAGAATAACGAGGTGTTTGATTTGTAGCCGTTCTAAAATGCCAGTTCCCTAAACCTCCTTTACCTCCTCTTGCTAAAATTTTAGTTTCATCATGTTCTGTAATTTCAAACAGAACCTCTCCAGTTTCTTTATCTTTTATTACAGTTCCTAATGGAACCTCTAAATATTTGTCTTCACCATCATGACCAGTACTCCTAGAGCTTCCCCCATCACCACCATGACTACCTTTTAAATGTCTAACAAATTTTAAGTGAAATAATGTCCAAAGGTTTTTGTTTCCTTTTACATAAACATGTCCTCCACGTCCTCCATCACCACCATCTGGCCCACCTTTTTCAATAAATTTTTCTCTATGCAAATGCGTAGATCCTTTACCTCCTTTACCAGAAGCAACATATATTTTTACGTAGTCTACAAAATTCCCTTCTGTCATAACTTAATTAGTAATTAGCGATTAGTAATTAGTGATTAGCTAACTACTACTCTAAAAATATTTTTGCAAAGATAGTTTTTTTTTAGCCCTTATAGTAGTGGAAAGCTTTTTTGTGGTAAAAGACAAATTTTGCTCATAAAAAAAGAGCGACTAAAGAAGCTCTTTTTTTATGTTTAGCAAATGTTTTTTAGACAAAAAACTTGCAACGAATAGAAGGATTAGCTTCTTATAAATTGTCTATTACTTTACTTAATCTTTCTGTAATTTCTTCAATAGAACCTATACCGTTAACAGCATAAAATTTATTTTGATCTTTATAATAATCCATTAATGGAGCCGTTTTTTCGTTGTACTCTTGATATCTATTTCTAATTTTTTCAACATCTTGGTCGTCTGCCCTACCTGAAGTTTTTCCTCTTTCTAGCAAACGCTGAACTAAAATTTCATCATCTGCTTCTAATGCAACTGTTGCTGTTACATTCCATTCTTTCGTTTTCAAAAAAGCATCTAAAGCATCAGCTTGAGCAATTGTTCTAGGAAAACCGTCAAATAAAAATCCTTTCGAATCAAGATTCTTTTCAACTTCATCTTGTAACATTTTAATTGTTACTTCATCAGGCACTAGATCTCCTTTTTCAATATATGATTTAGCTAACTTTCCTAAATTGGTATCATTTTTCATGTTATATCTAAAGATATCACCTGTTGAAAGATGTGTTAAACTGTATTTTTGTTTTAAGAATTCTGCTTGAGTTCCTTTTCCAGCACCTGGCTTTCCAAATAAAACGATATTAATCATGTTGTTGTGTATATTTGTGTTAGCTAATTGATAAACGTTTTTTAAATTTCTACCTAATCCGTCATAATCCAATCCATATCCAACAATAAATTTATTTGGAATTCTTATACCAACATAGTCTAATTTAATGTCTTTTTTATAGGCTTCAGGTTTAAAAAATAAAGTTGCAATTTTAAAATGTTTTACTTTTTGTTCTTTAAATATGTTTTTTAATTCTTCAACTGTATTCCCAGTATCTACAATGTCCTCAACAACTATTACAGATCTTCCTTCTAAACTTTCATTTAATCCGATAAGTTGTTTTACATTATTAGTAGATTGTGTTCCTTCATATGAAGCTAATTTTACAAAGTTCACTTCACAAGGATGTTCATAATGTTTCATTAAATCAGCCATCACCATGAATGAACCGTTTAAAACACCTATAAAAACAGGGATTTCTTCACTAAAATCAGCTGCAATTAACTTTGCCATATTTTGAATAGCAAAATCTAACTCTTTTGCTTGTATAAAAGCTTCAAATTTTTTGTTGTGTAGTTGTATCAATTTTCAGTAGTTTTTAGGAATAAACAACAAATTTACTAAACTCGTAAGGATTTCAAATAAAGTATTTTATTTTTTTTGCAAATTTGGTATATTTACAAAATGACAACAGAAATGTTTACCAAAATTGATCAAAGTAATGCCAGTAAAAAATGCCGAATTATGGTGAGTAATTTTGCAATGAAAAGCGATGAAAATTTAGTTGAATTAACTACTACTGCTTTTGATATTTCGAATAAAAACCATGTGAAAGCTTTTTGGTCCTTAGAACTAGTTTGTGAAAAAAAACTTAAATTATTTACTCCTTATATTGACGAATTTTGTACAGTTTTATCAAAAATAAAAGACGACTCTGCTGTTAGGCCAGCAACTAAAATTTGTTGGTTTTTAGCTAAAAGCAATAAAAAAAACGGAATTTATTTATCAAAAGACCAAGAACACATTATTATAGAGAATTTAATTGACCGATTGATTCAAGATGAAAAAGTAGCAGCAAAAGTATATGCAATGAAAGCATTATTTGTTTTTGGAATAAAACATAACTGGATTTATGACGAATTAAAACCTATAATTACTCAAGATGCTTATCAACATACAGCTGCTTATCAATCTTGTGCTCGAAATATTTTGAAAAAGATAAATTAATTTTCAAAATGTTTATCTTTGCCTAAACACAACTACAACGAAATGAATTACTTTTCTTCTGATTTTAAATTAGGAATTTTAGGCGGAGGCCAATTAGGCAAAATGCTTTTAACCGAAACTAGAAAATTTGACGTTCAAACTTTAGTATTAGACCCAAGTGAAGAAGCACCATCTCGTTTTGGTTGTAACGCTTTTTACAAAGGAAGTTTAATGGATTATGATACTGTTTATCAATTTGGAAAAATGGTAAACGTACTTACAATTGAAATTGAAAACGTTAATTTAGACGCATTAGACAAACTTGAAGAAGAAGGACTACCTGTTTTTCCATCACCAAAAACGTTGCGTTTAATACAAAACAAAGGAAAGCAAAAAGATTATTATGTAGCCAATGGAATTCCAACTTCTAAACATTTACGTTTTGTAGGCTTAGATGATTTAAGAGAAAGTTTAGCAAAGGATAAATTAGATTTCCCTTTTGTATGGAAAAGCGCACAATTTGGTTATGATGGGAACGGCGTAAAAATTTGCCGTTCTGCTTTAGATTTAGTCAAACTTCCAGATGTTGAATGTATTGCTGAAGAATTGATACCTTTTAAAAATGAGTTAGCTGTTATTGTTTCTCGTTCTACAAATGGAGAAATAAAAACATATCCTGTTGTAGAAATGGAGTTTCATCCAGAAGCCAATCAAGTGGAATACGTAATTTGTCCAGCACGAATTGAAGATTCAGTTGCATTGAAGGCGCAAGAAATTGCATTAAAAGTTTCAGAAGCGTTTAACCATGTAGGTTTATTAGCTGTAGAAATGTTTCAAACTGAGAATGATGAAATTTTGGTAAACGAAGTGGCTCCAAGACCACATAATTCTGGACATTATTCAATTGAAGCCAGTTATACTTCTCAATTTGAAAATCATATTCGTGCAATTTTAGGTTTACCTTTAGGAAATACAAGTAGTAAAGTTGCGGGTATTATGGTAAATTTAGTTGGCGAAGAAGGTTTTACAGGGCAAGTAGTTTACGAAAACATAGAAAAAATAATTGCTATTGACGGTGTCACTCCACATATTTATGGAAAAAGAGAAACGCGACCGTTTAGAAAAATGGGACATGTTACTATTGTAAACCCTGATATGGAACAAGCAAGAAAAGTTGCTGAAGTAGTGAAGAATACAATCAAAGTAATTAGTGTTCAGTAAATAGTTTTCAGAAAACAGAAGAAAGTTTTGCTTATAAACACAAACTTGTCTTTCTGACGAAGGAAGAATCTCATAAATTAAGATTATAGTTTTTTATATTTTCAATTTAAATAAACGATTAAACAACAAAAAATGAAAGTAGCCGTAATAATGGGAAGTATTTCAGACATGCCAGTTATGAAAGACGCCATAGACATATTAAAAGGATTTGACATTGAGGTAGAAGTAGATATTGTATCTGCTCACAGAACGCCTGAAAAATTATTTGACTTTAGTCAAAATGCACACACAAGAGGAATTTCAGTAGTAATTGCTGGAGCAGGTGGTGCAGCACATTTACCAGGAATGGTAGCATCGATGAGCCCGTTACCCGTAATTGGTGTTCCGGTAAAATCAAGTAATTCTATTGATGGTTGGGATTCTGTTTTATCAATCTTACAAATGCCAGGTGGAGTTCCTGTTGCAACTGTTGCATTAAACGGAGCTAAAAACGCAGGAATTTTAGCCGCTCAAATCATTGGAAGTCACGACAAATGTGTGTTGGATAAAATTGTTCTTTACAAACAAGGATTAAAAGAAGCAGTTATAAAAGCTTCGGAAAGTTTATAAAAAAATGAAGCTCCATCCCTGGAGCTTCTGAAAATCTATTCACATTTAAGTGACAACTATAAAAAAAATTCTTGTTTGGGACAAAAAGGTCTCTTTCATCATCATTTCGTCGACAAAAATATACACTTTATCGATAATTACAAAATATTATGACAATTTTTTTAGAAAAATTCAACACAAAACACAATTCTGCACCTTTTAACAAGATTAATCTTTCAGATTATAAACCTGCTTTTGAAGAATGTATCGAAAAAGCAAAAGCAGAAATAGATGCAGTCATTCAAAATACTGAAAATCCAACTTTTGAGAACACTATAGAAGCACTTGATTTTGCAGGTGAAAATCTAGACCGTTTATCAAGTATTTTCTTTAATCTTAATTCAGCAGAAACTTCTGAAGAAATGCAAAAAATTGCACAAGAAGTTTCTCCTCTATTAACTGCTTTTAGTAATGATATTACATTAAATGAAGATTTGTTTAAAAAAGTAAAAGCCGTTTACGATCAAAAAGATAGTTTGACTTTAACAACAGAACAGGCTACTTTATTGGATAAAAAATACAAAGGTTTTGCAAGAAATGGCGCTTTACTTTCTGAAGATAAAAAAATGCGTCTTCGTGAAATTGATAAAGATTTAGCTAAATTAAAACTTACTTTTGGCGAAAATGTACTCGCTGAAACAAATAACTATCAACTTCACTTAACCAATGAATCAGATTTAAGTGGTTTACCCGAAGGAACTATTGAAGCAGCAAGAACCTTAGCAAAAAGTAAAGAACTAGAAGGTTGGATTTTTACTTTAGATTATCCTAGTTATATTCCTTTTATGACCTATGCAGATAAACGCGAATTACGTAAAGAATTAGCCATAGCTGCTGGAAAAAAAGCCTTTCAAAATAATGAATTTGATAATCAAGAAAATGTTTTAAAAATTGCCAAATTGCGTCATGAAAGAGCAAATTTATTAGGTTATGCAACACATTCTCATTTTGTTTTAGAAGAACGAATGGCGCAAAATCCAGAGAAAGTAAAGTCGTTCTTAAATGATTTATTAGAAAAAGCTAAACCTGCAGCTGAAAGAGAATTTTCAGAATTAACTGATTTTGCAAAACAATTAGACGGAATTGAAGTTTTAGAAAAATGGGATGGCGCTTATTATTCAGAAAAACTAAAACAAAAATTATTTAGTTTAGATGATGAAAAATTAAAACCTTATTTCAAACTAGAAAATGTTTTAAACGGCGCTTTTACAATTGCTGAAAAATTATACGGAATTACATTTAAAGAAGTTTTTGACATTGACAAATACCACGATGATGTTCAAACTTTTGAAGTTTTAGATTTTGAAGGAAATCTTGTTGCATTATTCTATACCGACTTTTTCCCTAGAAAAGGAAAACGAAACGGAGCTTGGATGACTTCCTTTAAACCTCAATTTATCAAAAATGGAGTAAACGAAAGACCACATATTTCTAACGTCTGTAATTTTACACCGCCAACAGAAAGCAAACCTTCACTCCTAACCTTTAATGAAGTTACTACTTTATTTCACGAATTTGGCCATGGTTTACACGGAATGTTAGCCAATACAACTTATCCAAGTTTATCAGGAACTTCAGTATATTGGGACTTTGTAGAATTACCAAGTCAGGTTATGGAAAACTGGTGTTATGAACCCGAAGCTTTAGCATTATTTGCAAAACATTATCAGACAGGAGAAATTATTCCACAAGAATATGTAGAAAAAATAAAAGAAAGTGCTAGCTTTTTAGAAGGAATTGCAACTATGCGTCAAATTAGTTTTGGTTTATTGGACATGGCTTACCATAGTAATGACCCAAAAGATATAACTTCTGTAAAAGAATTTGAAGAAGCTGCTTTTGAAAACACAAAATTGTATCCAGATGTTGCTGAAAACTGTATGAGCGTTTCGTTTTCGCATATTTTTCAAGGCGGATATTCTTCTGGATATTACAGTTATAAATGGGCTGAAGTTTTAGATGCAGATGCTTTTGCTTATTTTCAAGAAAAAGGAATTTTCAATAAAGAAGTGGCTACTAAGTTCAAAGAAAATGTACTTTCAAAAGGTGGAACTGAATTACCAATGGAATTGTACAAAAAATTTAGAGGTCAAGAACCAAAACCAGAGGCTTTGTTGAAAAGAGCTGGGTTGATTTAAATAAAAATGAGTCAGATATATTACAATCAAAAATTAATAAAATTAATTGAAAAGTTATTTATTAATGGAAAAGATGCGAGAGAAAAGTTAATAGAAAATGAAGATTTAATTCATACAGTGTATCTAGCATCAAACTCAAATGATTTGGACACAAAAACTAAAACTAGTTGGAATAAAATATGGAATGATTTAAACACTAGTAAGGAAATAATATTAACAAAAGACAGAACTATATCTTCATTTAGAAATACAGTTTCATCAAAAAGGAATAAAACTTTATCTAAGTATTTACAACTTATTTTTGAAGAATATTGTAAAATCATATAGATTTTAGAAACCGAAGAATTACTACTTCGGTTTCTTTACAAAACAAACTTTCATTTTTTTTTGAAACTTTAAAAACTTTTATATATCTTTGTGGTATGGAATTTAAAGAAGCAAAAAATAAATTCGTTCAAACATGGGGAGCATTGGGTAGCCAGTGGGGAATTAATAAAACCATGGCGCAAATTCATGCTTTATTAATGATTAGCAACGAAGCTATTTCTATGGAAGACATAATGGAAGAATTACAAATTTCTCGTGGAAATGCTTCTATGAATATTCGCGCATTAATGGATTGGGGAATTGTTTATAAAGAATACAAAGCAGGAGAACGAAGAGAATTTTTTACTGCTGAAAAAGATTTAGATGAATTAGCCGTAAAAATTTCAAAAGAAAGAAGCAAAAGAGAAATTAAACCAGCTTTGAAAGTTTTAAAAGAAGTTTCGTCAATTGAAGCTAATAAAACAGAAGAAGAAAGACATTTTGTAGAACAAACTTCTAAACTTTATGATTTTGTTTTAAAGGCAGATAATGTTTTAGACAAAATTACAGAATACAAAGACAATTGGTTAGCCAAACTGGTTGTAAAGATTATGAAGAAATAAACTAAAAAAATTTAACCTAAACTTTCATTTTTTTCTGAAAGTTCAAAAATAAAATATATGAAAATAGCACAAAAAATAAACAAAATTAGTTACATAGCAACTCTTTTTCTTTACCTAACAGTAATTTTTGGTTTATATGCACAGATTGCTTTAGGC
Protein-coding sequences here:
- a CDS encoding 5-(carboxyamino)imidazole ribonucleotide synthase is translated as MNYFSSDFKLGILGGGQLGKMLLTETRKFDVQTLVLDPSEEAPSRFGCNAFYKGSLMDYDTVYQFGKMVNVLTIEIENVNLDALDKLEEEGLPVFPSPKTLRLIQNKGKQKDYYVANGIPTSKHLRFVGLDDLRESLAKDKLDFPFVWKSAQFGYDGNGVKICRSALDLVKLPDVECIAEELIPFKNELAVIVSRSTNGEIKTYPVVEMEFHPEANQVEYVICPARIEDSVALKAQEIALKVSEAFNHVGLLAVEMFQTENDEILVNEVAPRPHNSGHYSIEASYTSQFENHIRAILGLPLGNTSSKVAGIMVNLVGEEGFTGQVVYENIEKIIAIDGVTPHIYGKRETRPFRKMGHVTIVNPDMEQARKVAEVVKNTIKVISVQ
- a CDS encoding adenylate kinase, with amino-acid sequence MIQLHNKKFEAFIQAKELDFAIQNMAKLIAADFSEEIPVFIGVLNGSFMVMADLMKHYEHPCEVNFVKLASYEGTQSTNNVKQLIGLNESLEGRSVIVVEDIVDTGNTVEELKNIFKEQKVKHFKIATLFFKPEAYKKDIKLDYVGIRIPNKFIVGYGLDYDGLGRNLKNVYQLANTNIHNNMINIVLFGKPGAGKGTQAEFLKQKYSLTHLSTGDIFRYNMKNDTNLGKLAKSYIEKGDLVPDEVTIKMLQDEVEKNLDSKGFLFDGFPRTIAQADALDAFLKTKEWNVTATVALEADDEILVQRLLERGKTSGRADDQDVEKIRNRYQEYNEKTAPLMDYYKDQNKFYAVNGIGSIEEITERLSKVIDNL
- a CDS encoding GbsR/MarR family transcriptional regulator, producing MEFKEAKNKFVQTWGALGSQWGINKTMAQIHALLMISNEAISMEDIMEELQISRGNASMNIRALMDWGIVYKEYKAGERREFFTAEKDLDELAVKISKERSKREIKPALKVLKEVSSIEANKTEEERHFVEQTSKLYDFVLKADNVLDKITEYKDNWLAKLVVKIMKK
- the obgE gene encoding GTPase ObgE, with product MTEGNFVDYVKIYVASGKGGKGSTHLHREKFIEKGGPDGGDGGRGGHVYVKGNKNLWTLFHLKFVRHLKGSHGGDGGSSRSTGHDGEDKYLEVPLGTVIKDKETGEVLFEITEHDETKILARGGKGGLGNWHFRTATNQTPRYSQPGMPSEELDVILELKVLADVGLVGFPNAGKSTLLSVLTSAKPKIADYPFTTLKPNLGIVAYRDFQSFVIADIPGIIEGAAEGKGLGHYFLRHIERNSTLLFLVPADADDIKKEYEILLDELRRYNPEMLDKDRLLVISKSDMLDEELQTEMKQVLDKELKGVPYMFISSVAQQGLVELKDKLWQMLNV
- the purE gene encoding 5-(carboxyamino)imidazole ribonucleotide mutase is translated as MKVAVIMGSISDMPVMKDAIDILKGFDIEVEVDIVSAHRTPEKLFDFSQNAHTRGISVVIAGAGGAAHLPGMVASMSPLPVIGVPVKSSNSIDGWDSVLSILQMPGGVPVATVALNGAKNAGILAAQIIGSHDKCVLDKIVLYKQGLKEAVIKASESL
- a CDS encoding M3 family metallopeptidase encodes the protein MTIFLEKFNTKHNSAPFNKINLSDYKPAFEECIEKAKAEIDAVIQNTENPTFENTIEALDFAGENLDRLSSIFFNLNSAETSEEMQKIAQEVSPLLTAFSNDITLNEDLFKKVKAVYDQKDSLTLTTEQATLLDKKYKGFARNGALLSEDKKMRLREIDKDLAKLKLTFGENVLAETNNYQLHLTNESDLSGLPEGTIEAARTLAKSKELEGWIFTLDYPSYIPFMTYADKRELRKELAIAAGKKAFQNNEFDNQENVLKIAKLRHERANLLGYATHSHFVLEERMAQNPEKVKSFLNDLLEKAKPAAEREFSELTDFAKQLDGIEVLEKWDGAYYSEKLKQKLFSLDDEKLKPYFKLENVLNGAFTIAEKLYGITFKEVFDIDKYHDDVQTFEVLDFEGNLVALFYTDFFPRKGKRNGAWMTSFKPQFIKNGVNERPHISNVCNFTPPTESKPSLLTFNEVTTLFHEFGHGLHGMLANTTYPSLSGTSVYWDFVELPSQVMENWCYEPEALALFAKHYQTGEIIPQEYVEKIKESASFLEGIATMRQISFGLLDMAYHSNDPKDITSVKEFEEAAFENTKLYPDVAENCMSVSFSHIFQGGYSSGYYSYKWAEVLDADAFAYFQEKGIFNKEVATKFKENVLSKGGTELPMELYKKFRGQEPKPEALLKRAGLI